The genomic DNA TGACCGTGGGGTGTCAGGGCCGGTGCCTGCTCGCCGCCACCCGAACGGATGACCTGCTCTATTCCTGGGACCTCGCCACGGGTCAGGCTCGCACGTTCCACACGGGGGTCCAGGGAATCGAGGAGTTGGTGGCGTCGCCGCTCGGCTCCTGGGTGTTCGTGAATGGCCACCTCGACACCTCCTCGGCCCTGGGCGACGTGGTGCGAGGCACCTTCCAGGTGTTGAAGCAGAGCCGGCCCACCGTGGGGGGATTCTCCGCGGACGGCCGCCTCTTCACGGTGGATGCCCAGGGGTCGCTCCACGCCTGGGTGCCCGGAACCGCTCAGGGGAGTCTGCTCGCGCGCGAGCTGGGCTCCGGCACGGCGCTCGCCTTCGTGCCGGACACCTCCTGGGTGGCGATTGGGACCCGGGAGGGGGTGATCCGGCTGTGGAACTCCTCCACGGGTCAGACGCGGGAACTCCATCACCACCAGGGGCACGTCAACAGCCTGGATGCCACCTCGGATGGCCGCTATCTCGCCTCGGTGGGCGCCGACCGGACCGCGGTTCTCTGGGAACTCGCGACGGGGGAACTCCGCGTGGTGCGAGGGCCCCGGCAGCAGTCCCGCCTCGTCCTGTTCTCGCCGGATGACCGGCAACTGGCCGTGGCCAGCTTCAACGGACAGGTGCGCCTGTTCTCATTGGAGACGAAGCTCCACCGCGTGCTCTCGGCGGGGTCCGCTCCCCAGGACGCGTTGGCGCTCTCCCCCGATGGCCGACGGCTGGCCTCGCTCTCCGGAGAGGGCGTGCTGCGGCTCCTCGATGCCTCCTCGGGGAAGATCCTCCTGGAGACGCCCGGCATCGCCCCGAACGCGATGCACTTCTCCCCTCCGGACGGCGAGTGGCTGGCCGCGGGTGGGCTGGATGGACAGGTGGTCCTGTACGCGTCCGCCACCGGAAGCGCGAGGCCCCTTTCGCCACGGCATTCCGCTCGCGTCTCGGCGGTCACCTTCTCGGCGGATGGCCAGTGCCTCGCCACGGCGGACGAGCAAGGCGAGGTGTGGCTGTGGGAGCCCCTCTCGGGGAAGGGACACCGGCTCGGCGCGCACGGGGCGAAGGTGTGGCAACTCGCGTTCTCGCCCGATGGCGGGCGCCTCGCCTCCGTGGGTGATGACCCCGAGGTGCGGCTGTGGAACGTGAGCACGGGCGAGTCCCGGCGCCTGAGCGGTCACCAGGACGCGGTGCGCGCCGTGGCCTTCTCTCCGGATGGCCATCGCCTCGTCACGGGAGGCATGGATCACCTCGTGATCTTCTGGGAACTGGACAGTGGCCAGCGCCATTCTCGGAACGTGATGGGCGCGGGGGTCCTGGAGGTGCGCTACTCGCCCCGAGGCGATGTGGTGGCCAGCCGCAACGAGAAGGATGGGCGCGTGATGCTCTGGGACGCGCGAACGGGAGAGCCGTACCCCATCCCCCTGCGCGATCGCCACCAGGGCGATGTCCTGGGTCTCGCCTTCTCACCGGATGGGACGCGCCTGGCCTCGGCGAGCCTCGACAAGACCGTGCGGCTGTGGGACCTGGCCACCGGAGAAGGCCGCGCGTTGCGAGGCCACACCGGGCAGGTGGAGGCGGTGGCCTTCTTTCCGGACGGCGAGTCCCTGGCCTCCACGGGTCAGGATGGCCGCATCCGGTTGTGGCCAGACACTCTGCCCCTGGAGCCGGAGCGCCTTCGCGCCTGGATGAATTCCTTCACGAGCGAGGAACAGCCCATGATGGATGGCTGGCATTAACCCTGGGGATTAGAGTGCGCGAGCATTCATCCGCATGAGGAGTTCCGCATGAGTCGTTCGCTTTCTGGTCAGGTGGCCCTGGTCACTGGCGCCGCCGCCGGCATCGGCCGGGCCACGGCCCTGGCTTTCGCCCGCGAGGGCCTCAAGGTCGTGGTGTCGGACGTCGACGTGGCGGGGGGCGAGGGCACCGCCGCGCGGATCCGCGAGACGGGTGGCGAGGCCCGCTTCATCCGCTGTGACGTCACCCGCGAGGCCGAGGTCCGCGCGCTGATGGAGGGAGTCGTAGCGGCCTATGGACGACTCGACTATGCCTTCAACAACGCGGGCATCGACATCGAGAAGGGCAAGCTGGCCGACGGCAGCGAGGCCGAGTTCGACGCCATCATGGGCGTGAACGTCAAGGGCGTGTGGCTGTGCCTGAAGCACGAGATTCCGGTGATGCTCGCCCAGGGCGGGGGAGCCATCGTGAATACAGCCTCCGTCGCGGGCCTGGGCGGGGCGCCGAAGATGAGCATCTACGCCGCCTCCAAACACGCGGTGATTGGCCTGACCAAATCGGTGGCGGTTGAGTACGCGAAGAAGAACGTGCGGATCAACGCGGTCTGTCCGGCGGTGATCGACACCGACATGTTCCGCCGCGCCCACGAGGCTGATCCGCGCAAGGCGCAGTTCGCCGCCGCCGTGCACCCGATCGGACGGATCGGCAAGGTCGAGGAAGTCGCCGGAGCGGTGCTCTACCTGTGCAGTGATGCCGCGGGCTTCACCACGGGCATCGCCCTGCCGGTGGACGGCGGCGCCACGGCGATCTGACCGGTCCGCTCGGAACAGTACCTGACACGTTGGGGGTGAGAGGGGGAACCCACATTCAAGGTATCGCGATTTCACTACCTTTGCGGTAGCATGGACCGCATGGACGACAAGCAGCGACGCCTCTTGGGGGATGTGGCTCGGACGGCTCGCCTTCGCCTGGGACTCACCCAGTCGGAGGTGGCCGAAAGGGTCATGTTGCAGACCGGTGTCTATGGCCGCATCGAACGCGGAGGGATGACGCCCAGCGTCAACTCGCTGCGGCGCATCTGCACGACCCTGGATCTCTCCTCGGATGAACTCCTGTGCCTGAGCGCCCCCTCCATCGAGAAGGTGAAGGTCCGGTCGAAGGCGCCCCCGCCCGCCGTCGGAGAGGACCCGGAACTCAGCCGCATCATCCACCTCTTGCAGGACTGGCCTTCCGAGCGGCTGGCGCTCCTGCGCAAGCTCCTGGGCGCGGCTGACTCCGTCCTGTGACCGTTACCCCCGGCCCTTGCGCCGCGCCGTCTCCGCTTCCTCGGGCGTGAGCAGGACGCCTCGTTCGAGCGGAAAGGCGCGCGTGTCCTGGGGCGAGGGCTTCTGGCGCATGAGCGCCCTCAACTCCGCGGCGGCCTGGGCGCGCCCGAAACGCTTGCCCTGCGTCCTCTGCCACGCGCACAGCTCGGCGCGTAGCTCCCCGCCGCTCGGGTAGCGGTCATCGGGATGGGGACGCAGCGCCTTGTGGAGGATGCGTTTGAGGGGCTCGGGGACGTCCCGGGCCACCCGCTCCACGTCCTCGGGTCCGAAGTGCAGGATGCGGTCGGCCAGCTCCCCCAGGCTCGCCCACGAGGCGCGCTCGGCCCGCACGCGCGCGTTGTACCGGGCCACGGCGGGCGACTCGCCCACCGGCATCGCCACGTCCGGAGGATCCAGCGGATAGCGGCCCGACACCATCTCCAGCAGCACCAGGCCCAGCGAGTACACGTCCGCCCGCCCATCGGGCTTCTCCTGGCGCATCACCTCGGGCGCGGCGTAGGTCGGATCCGCGCGCAGCCTCTGGGAGAGCGTCCTCGTCCGTCCCTCCAACTGTGAATAGGCCATGCCGAAGTCCAGGAGCTTCACGCGGCCCCCGTTCTCCAGGCGGATCTGCATCGGGTGGATCGCCCGGTGGACGACCCGGAGCGGCTGGCCATCTTCTCCCTGGCTGTTCCAGGCGTAATGGATGGCGTCGGCCATCTCCGCCGCGATGAACACGGCGTAGGCCGGAGACAGCGTCCTGCCCTGGAGCAGGGCGGTCTCCAGGGCGGTCTGCAGGAAGATACCGGGGTTGTACTCCATCACCACGAAGGGCTCGCCTTGGTGGATCTCCAATCCATACACCCGGGCGATGGCGGGGTGGTCCAACTGCGTGGCGAGTTGAACCTCCTCGATCGCCCTGTCCCGGCGCTCCTCCCCGGCGGGGGTTGTCACCTGCTTGAGGGTGACGAGGCACGGAATATCCATCTCGTCCAAGGACGTGCGCCGGGCGATGACCAGGGGATTGGACTCCTCATGGTCATCCAACAAGGTGGAGACGTATGTGTAGCGGTACTCGGGTCCCTCGAACAGGAGCCCGTCGGGGCCCTGGGGACGCAGCAGGGGAAGGGGGTTGTCTCTGGATGGACCTGTCACGGGATGTCCTCGAACGCCGGTTCTCGGCTCGCTCGGCGCCGGAAGACGGTATTTCGGCATGACCGATCAGGTCAAGTGATGGCACGGACCTTTGAAGTAGGGTGGACCCTGTCGTGCGGCCTCGGCCGTGGCCGTCATGAGGTGAACCGCTGGCGGGGGCGGCGTCGGCTGCCCCCATACCCTCAAGCTGTGGGAAGCGCGGGGGCGTGAGCCAGAAGGCGGGGCCTTGAGCACGGCCATGACGAGCCGTGCCGAGCCTCAGGGAGTCGAGCGCCCGCCGATCTCCGGGAAGCGCGCGTAGGCCCGTTTGAGCGCATCCAGGTGCGCGGGGTTGTCCAAGTCGAGTGGCGCATCGGTGAGCCGGACAACCCACCCGCCCGTCGCGGTACGCCGCGCCCGTGAGAGCAACTCGGCATCGCGGGCCGGATCCGGGAAGCCGATGGCCCGTGCGGCGGCTGCCGACCAGTAGTTCAGCCACCCGAGGTAATGCGGAATCTCGGGTTCGGAGAGTTCCCATGGGAGGTTGAGGGAGGGCAGCCCTTTAGGTGGGATATGCGGAGCATTCCCCGGATGGCGAAACTGTTCCGACACTGTCACGGCCACCTCCTCCGGATCCACGTGCCCCCAGAACGCGCGAGCACCCTCCCCGACCGCCTCCAGCACATCCACCGCCGCCGCGACGCCCCTTGTGTCCAATGGCAGGTCCGCGTGGACTTCAAACTGTGCGTGACTACCCGGCGAGCTGCCCGCTGGTCGTTCCCATCCCGTCACGGTCACCCGGAACGTATCATCGCCGTTGCGCAGGAGCGGAAATCCCCCGTCCTTCCTTTCGCGGGCGACAAAGACATCTCGATCCGGAAGGGGGATGCGTTGCCCCTCTTCGGAAATCATCCACCCCAGGTGCAAGCCGGGGAATGCGCGTTCCATCCCATGAACAATGGTCAGAGGGCGGCTATCGTCCCTGGTTAGCGCAGGAGCGTAGGCGATAAGGCCGAGGGAGCTTGACGTGGTTGTCATTTCAGCACCATTCCATGACGACAACATTGAGGGTGCGGTCTTGCTTGAGCAGGGCAACTTTGTGAGTGGCGCTGCGCACACCGACCTTGAAGTCAAATCCGCAGGCCCTGGCGAGTTCGCGCTCGTGCTGCATCTTCGGCATCTGACTCCTGACCACAATGTCCTTCAGGTCGGCCGTGTACGTATCGAAGTTGTCGGTCTTGACCTCCCACAGCGTGCGCGTGGCCAGTTGCAGCGCGTCGAAGTTCTTTCCATTCACGAACACATCCCTACCGGGGAAGCTGTTGTTCGGTATTTTGTCGGCGCATTGGTTGTGCAGATGATTCCCGCCCAAGTGACGCACTGGGATGGGTTCGCACCTGCGGCGACGCTCTCGCTCCGAGGTTTCGATGGGCCCCACGGGAGGAAAATCCGGCCCTTTGGGCTCCGGCTTGGGCCTTTGTTTCGGCGAGGGTTCTCGCGGAGCGGGCATCGTTTCAGGCACGGGCCGCGTTTCAGCTGCGGGCCCTACCTCGGGGCGGCTCCTCCTCAGCTCATACGCATCCAGCGCTTCTTTGATGGCGAATCCCACCACCACCACACCCGTCACCACCACCGCACCCACCACGATCTCCGGTGCCGCCAAGACACAGACCCCAAGTCCCACGGCCGCGGCACCCGCGGAGGCGACCGTGCATCTCCCCGTGGAATCGTGAAACTCGAGCCGGTCATGGTCCAGGGCATGAAAGCACCGCTCCACCAGCACGGGCCAGGGCTCGGAAGCCTCCCCGACGACGCACCGGCCTCCGTCCATCCAGGGCAGCTTCGCCGCTCGCTGGAGGTTGGCCAGCCTCGGGTCCCGGGTCGCTGGCGCTCCTGGGCTTTGCGCTGGCGTAGCGCAGGCCGAGACAATGAGTAGAAGTGCGATGCACGCTCGGAGACGCATGGCCGGATCCTCGAATCAAGCGGAGTATGCCAGCACGCCCCAACGGCGACGAATGAGCACGCGAGGGCAGCGGCAGAGGCCCAGGGTGCAGTAGCCGCGGCCGTGGGACGGCCGAGCTGCGCTGGCGCCGCGGGGAAGGGGCGAAGCATCAAGTCATGGCATGGGGCTTGAGGGGAAGTGCAGGTTTTCGAGCACCACGGTTTCGGCGTCGGCTTCCTCCGCCCACACCTTGAGCGTGAAGGGCCTCTGGGCCTCGCGCTCTCCGGCCTCCGCTTCCACGATGAGGCCGAACGACTTCCCGGGATGAATGGGCTCCGGATGACTCATTCGGAGTCCCGGCAGGGGGACTTGTTTCTCGTCCAGGAGCGCGGCTCCGGCGGGGGTCCAGGTCCGGGTACCCCTATTGAGGAGATCCAATTTCAAGGCGACCCGGCCTTGTCCTTGATCTCCAATGGCGCGGTATCCGACCCCCTTCCGTGGAATGATCAATGCACCTGGACGCTCTGGGATCCCCTTGAGTTCTTGGGCGAAGACTCCTTGCGTGCCGATCCATCC from Melittangium boletus DSM 14713 includes the following:
- a CDS encoding serine/threonine-protein kinase, whose translation is MSQDRPIETGGPTDDPVPSETSVLPPDASGIGDAPTLPSSSLLKKAPLGSLLPVVDPAHYALEGELAHGGIGRILRARDLRLGRSVALKQMLSPSPEAEFRFVTEAFVTARLQHPAIVPVHEVGRWPDGELFYAMKLVSGRSLADVLAECETLKARLALLPHVLAVAEAMAYAHSERIIHRDLKPANILVGGFGETVVIDWGLAKDLSLLESEESLDSLVPESSSSDGGLTRVGTVMGTPAYMPPEQAAGQSVDERADVYSLGAILYHLLAGSRPYEGHTSAQVLARVMDGPPLPLAHLQDGIPRDLLAIVTKAMARRPADRYATAREMAEDLRRFQTGQIVGAYEYSRMELLRRFLRRNRGAVVVTTVALLLFAALGAESFRQVVSERDAAHMAQRRARALTDELLLTQARDSVEQGPNEALDSLRKLSPGFAQWSAARTIAADAQAHGFATVMRGHTQPINDIAFTADGGFLVSASDDRTLRVWDLGPGGKPLLLRAHGDEVWRIQMLPEGQGFISSDKDGVLRQWSPVRGEDEVKDTLFATLPGPVSAMTVGCQGRCLLAATRTDDLLYSWDLATGQARTFHTGVQGIEELVASPLGSWVFVNGHLDTSSALGDVVRGTFQVLKQSRPTVGGFSADGRLFTVDAQGSLHAWVPGTAQGSLLARELGSGTALAFVPDTSWVAIGTREGVIRLWNSSTGQTRELHHHQGHVNSLDATSDGRYLASVGADRTAVLWELATGELRVVRGPRQQSRLVLFSPDDRQLAVASFNGQVRLFSLETKLHRVLSAGSAPQDALALSPDGRRLASLSGEGVLRLLDASSGKILLETPGIAPNAMHFSPPDGEWLAAGGLDGQVVLYASATGSARPLSPRHSARVSAVTFSADGQCLATADEQGEVWLWEPLSGKGHRLGAHGAKVWQLAFSPDGGRLASVGDDPEVRLWNVSTGESRRLSGHQDAVRAVAFSPDGHRLVTGGMDHLVIFWELDSGQRHSRNVMGAGVLEVRYSPRGDVVASRNEKDGRVMLWDARTGEPYPIPLRDRHQGDVLGLAFSPDGTRLASASLDKTVRLWDLATGEGRALRGHTGQVEAVAFFPDGESLASTGQDGRIRLWPDTLPLEPERLRAWMNSFTSEEQPMMDGWH
- a CDS encoding SDR family oxidoreductase; translated protein: MSRSLSGQVALVTGAAAGIGRATALAFAREGLKVVVSDVDVAGGEGTAARIRETGGEARFIRCDVTREAEVRALMEGVVAAYGRLDYAFNNAGIDIEKGKLADGSEAEFDAIMGVNVKGVWLCLKHEIPVMLAQGGGAIVNTASVAGLGGAPKMSIYAASKHAVIGLTKSVAVEYAKKNVRINAVCPAVIDTDMFRRAHEADPRKAQFAAAVHPIGRIGKVEEVAGAVLYLCSDAAGFTTGIALPVDGGATAI
- a CDS encoding helix-turn-helix domain-containing protein, translating into MDDKQRRLLGDVARTARLRLGLTQSEVAERVMLQTGVYGRIERGGMTPSVNSLRRICTTLDLSSDELLCLSAPSIEKVKVRSKAPPPAVGEDPELSRIIHLLQDWPSERLALLRKLLGAADSVL
- a CDS encoding serine/threonine-protein kinase — encoded protein: MTGPSRDNPLPLLRPQGPDGLLFEGPEYRYTYVSTLLDDHEESNPLVIARRTSLDEMDIPCLVTLKQVTTPAGEERRDRAIEEVQLATQLDHPAIARVYGLEIHQGEPFVVMEYNPGIFLQTALETALLQGRTLSPAYAVFIAAEMADAIHYAWNSQGEDGQPLRVVHRAIHPMQIRLENGGRVKLLDFGMAYSQLEGRTRTLSQRLRADPTYAAPEVMRQEKPDGRADVYSLGLVLLEMVSGRYPLDPPDVAMPVGESPAVARYNARVRAERASWASLGELADRILHFGPEDVERVARDVPEPLKRILHKALRPHPDDRYPSGGELRAELCAWQRTQGKRFGRAQAAAELRALMRQKPSPQDTRAFPLERGVLLTPEEAETARRKGRG
- a CDS encoding DUF5953 family protein, producing the protein MTTTSSSLGLIAYAPALTRDDSRPLTIVHGMERAFPGLHLGWMISEEGQRIPLPDRDVFVARERKDGGFPLLRNGDDTFRVTVTGWERPAGSSPGSHAQFEVHADLPLDTRGVAAAVDVLEAVGEGARAFWGHVDPEEVAVTVSEQFRHPGNAPHIPPKGLPSLNLPWELSEPEIPHYLGWLNYWSAAAARAIGFPDPARDAELLSRARRTATGGWVVRLTDAPLDLDNPAHLDALKRAYARFPEIGGRSTP
- a CDS encoding DUF6310 domain-containing protein; protein product: MRLRACIALLLIVSACATPAQSPGAPATRDPRLANLQRAAKLPWMDGGRCVVGEASEPWPVLVERCFHALDHDRLEFHDSTGRCTVASAGAAAVGLGVCVLAAPEIVVGAVVVTGVVVVGFAIKEALDAYELRRSRPEVGPAAETRPVPETMPAPREPSPKQRPKPEPKGPDFPPVGPIETSERERRRRCEPIPVRHLGGNHLHNQCADKIPNNSFPGRDVFVNGKNFDALQLATRTLWEVKTDNFDTYTADLKDIVVRSQMPKMQHERELARACGFDFKVGVRSATHKVALLKQDRTLNVVVMEWC